In Thermocladium sp. ECH_B, the sequence CTAAGTAAAACACAGTTGCGCCATCCTCGCTGAGCCAAAGGTTCCCTGTTCCCTTCACATCGAAAACAACCACATCTATTAATCCATTCCTAGAGACCGACGTCATTATATCGATAAATTCCCGCTTCACGACCGCCATCACGTCCTCCACATCATCTAGCTGCGCTTCCTCTCCCCTACTTGTCTTGTGATCGCCCTTAATTGCAGTGGACCTCCTTCCATTAGTGAATCTAATTATCAGCGGCGCTACCTTACCATAATAGGCCAGTGGATCTGCCTCAACCAGTGGATTCCTCATGTAGAGTCCCCCCGGGGCAAAGTGTAATAAGTTAATTTACCCTCTATCCAATCCCTCAGTATAGCTCTAGCCGCCTCATCTATATTAAGCCTACCACCCCTAAGCAGGAAGCCTCGCCGCCTAGCCACAGCCTCTATGGCCTCCATGGGGTCCCTCACATCGATTCCATATCTATCCATTAAAGCCGTGGAGCCTAATTCCAGCATCCTCTTGATCAATGAAATAGCGCTCCTCACGGGATCCTCCACATCGCTGGGCGATTCCTCTCCCCTCACTATCCGCATTCCCGGATCATTGCTCTCCACAGGAATAATTCCAGGCGAATCAATTACCGTTAACCAAGGCCTAGCCTTAATGATCTTCTCCCCCCTAGTCCAGCCTGGAACTGGACTCGTTGGCGCCGCGTATCTCCCGCTTAGGTAATTTATTATTGTGGATTTACCTACATTTGGGTAACCCATGACTAGGACAGTAACCGGTATCCGAGTGGCCGTTCTCTTAATTGTTTTAGTCAGCATCCTAGTGCCCAGCCTATACTTAGCGCTTATGAAGATGGTTGGCGCATCCCTCTCCAACGCCCTCTTCCACCTTAGTAATGCGTTCATAGGCACCAGATCCGCCTTATTAAGCACTATAAGCAGACCCTTTCCTCTCTCCCTGACCATTGCCTCAGCCCTAGGGCTCCTCGTGGCCTCCGGATCCCTTGCATCCAACACCTCCATCACGATATCGCTCGCCTCCACCATCCGCTCAACCCGCCTCCAGCTCTCCCTATTGAATTGAGTAATGGCCATGTGGATCCACGTTGAGGCTCGCTATATAAAGTTTCATCCTTCCCATTAGAAACCCATCCATTAAGGCAATTACGGATTAGCCATATTTATTCCCCGGAGCAATTCGCATCCCAAGGAATTCATCATTAATGCGGCTCATGCCTCAACGAGAAGCGTGAGGATAATGACCTTCAGGGGGAAGGCATTTCATGAATTAATCGAAAACCAGTTGAGGCAAGGGTTACGTAGAGGAACGCAAGAATTCGGCGGCAAACATTGAGGCGCCGGGCCACGGCAAGTCCATACCAAATATTCCGGCTCTCGGGGCTCCGGCCGCGCCAATAGCAATATAGAGAGGACTATGCGTTGGCGATCCGGTTCCAATTACTAGGACGCGTCTTCCTCGCGATGCATTTGCGATTGCTTTCCCCCATCTCGATATTGGTCTCCGGGCTTGCCTCGGTTATTGAGATGGGCGCTGTCTTGATTCCATTGGGGAACATGTATAGAAGGGGTATCCAGGCTCCATGATCGAGACCCCGCTCCTCATGCGATCTAGCCCTCAAGCCCCTGGACTTGGCTGTTCTAATTATGGATGTTGCTAGATCGACATCATTATTGGTCGAATAGCAGTAGGAATAGAGCTCCTGAGGGAATCCATGATAATCCTGTATGCATGGAAGTGGATTCTGGGTCTTAATTAGGAATTCGCCGTTTCACGACGTGAAGTGCGGACTAATAATTACAACTGCCTCTGGCTTCTCTTCCTCGCTTAGTCTCCTCCCGAGGCTCGAGAGGGGCTTCTTCCATGGATTATCTTCAATCAATATTGTGGGGGGGCCATGGAGGCAAATAATGATTGAACTACCATTGCCTCTTATTTAATCAATTGATTAAATATATTGCGGCCTAATCACTAATTCCTGAACAACCGTTGAGGAATATGTTTTAAACCGAAACATGATTGAGGACTCATGCATAGGGTTAAGTTAATGGCATCAATTGGCCCCGCTACCGATGATCCGGCAACATTCCAGGAAGTGGCGAAGCACATAGATGGGGCACGAATAAACTTCTCCCATGGGGATCCCCAGGAGTGGGGGAGACGAGTATCGTTAATACGAGGCGCTGGCCTACCGATTCTGGGAGATCTTAGGGGACCCGGAGTTAGAACTGGATTAGTTCACGGGGAAATTATAGTTAAGGCTGGGGAAACCATAGTTTTCAAGTATGGACAGGAAGCCACAGGAGGGGAAGTGCCGGTTCCAATCAAGGAGTTCTTTGCAGCCGTGGAACCGAGGGATGTGCTTGTAATGAATGATGGGAGGCTCAAGTTAATAGTTGAATCTAAGGATGAGAAGACCATTAAGGCAACAGCCCAATCCAGTGGAGTCATTGGAAGCAATAAGTCAATAGACGTGAAGGGTAAGGATTATCCTCTTCCGATACTGGATGATCACGATAAGGAAGCCTTATCGTTAGCCGTGGATTCCGGGTTCGAGTTCATAGGGATAAGCCATGTGAGGAGCGCCAAGGACATATTGGAGGTCAAGTCATATCTATCCAGCAAGGGAAGCGAAGCAAAGGTTATAGCTAAGATGGAGAGCAGGGCCGCCATAGATAACTTGAAGGAAGTGGTTGAGGCCGCGGATTACGTAATGGTGGCCCGCGGCGATTTAGGCATGACATTCGAGTTGGAAGAGGTTCCAATAATTCAACAAAGAATAGTGGAGGAGGCCCTTAGACAGGGGCGACCAGTAATGGTTGCGACCCAATTATTAAGCTCAATGGTCTCTAATCCGGTTCCAACGAGGGCGGAAGTCGTCGACGTAATGACTGCCGTAACGCAGGGAGTTGATGCGCTCCTCCTCACGGATGAAACCACGATCGGCAAGTACCCCATTGATGCAGTGAAGTGGCTTGAGAGGATCTCGGCGAAGTATGAGGGCTCCTCCTCCATTGTTGGGGTGGATCTATCTCTTTATGATTATAGAATGAGATTTGCAATGGGAGTCGCGAAGCTGGCTAGCGATATGGGGGCTAAGATAGTTATATTCACTAAAAGCGGATTAACTGCGGTGAGGATATCGCGGTTTAGGCCTGGAGTACCAATACTGGCAGCAACGCCGAGCAACTACGTGGCTAGGCAGCTCCGCATGATGTGGGGAGTCGAGTCAAGCGTCGTGAAGGCAAGCGATTATGAGGCAGGACTGGAGGAGGCGTTTAATCGGTTCCTTGAGCTTGGATTAATCACGCCTGGGGAGAACGTTGTATTGACGTACGGCATGCAGGGCAGAGAGGCGGAGCACTTGATTAGGGTTAGAAGGGCTTAACGCTTTACCTGTATCCTGTATTCATGTATCCGTTCCTTAGCCTTCTCCCTCGCTTCCCTATGGCTAGCAATGAAGCTCGATAATCGTTCATTAAGCATTAACTTGCACTCTCCACAGAGCAGCCGCCCAGATCTGCAGTCCTCATATATGCTCCTAACCTTCTCGTCGCTCTCCTGGAAAAGCAGGTGATACTTATAGACCGGGCAAATATCAGGATTACCGCCAAGCCTCCGCTGCTCCTCAACAGTCGCCTGTCCCCCAGTGAATGCATTCATTACTTTTCGCTTTATTGCCTTCTCGTTATCTGTGACATATATGGATGATTCGGGCGTTGATGCGCTCATCTTATCCTCCCCAGTCAAGCCTGGAAGGAACTTACTATAAATCGTAGCCGGCTTTGGGTATCCAAGGAGCGGCGCCACGTCTCGACCCAGTCTGAAGTAGGGATCTTGATCTATAGCGGTCGGTATTAGGACCGGCACTTCTTCTCCATATAGGCTTGATGGGAGGAACGCCATTGCCATTTCCAGCGTTGGGAAGAAGGCTGCACCTACATTAGTTGAATCCGTGAATCCAAAGGTATGCTTAAGGGTGGAGAGCGTTAAGTGCTTCCCTATCCTCACCGCTATTCCATAGAGGAGCGAAATATCCTCTGTATCTATTATTAAGTGTAGGTTACGGGGCTCAAAGCCGAGGGCTATCAAATCAAGGGCATTCTCATACGCTAATCTATTCGTTTCCTCCAATGTGTAGCCCTCCTTAACTAAGAACTTCTCGTCATCAGTTAACTCAAAGAAGAACTCCACTCCAAACTTATCTACAAACCATTTGGCCAGAATCCATGGAACTAGATGCCCAATATGGAGATCGCCACTGGGTCCCCGCCCAGCGTAGAGAGCCCACTTCCCCCCAGCCGCATGCCTGCTCAGTACTTGGGTCAAGTCCCTATGCGCATAGAAGTATCCCCGCCTTATTAATGGATGGATATCCCCAGCGAGTGACTTGAGGAGTTGCATTTCCTCCTCTCCAATTAATTGAACGCCGAATTCCTTTGCAAGCCTCAGGTAATCCACCTTGCCTTTAACGCTCCAGGGCGTTACCGAGAATTCGCCTTCGCTTGCCAGATGGGTATCACTATGAAGCCTGGGCCTCCCCATGCTTAAAAATTATTCCCTCCCTAGTTGGCTTTAGCCTTGCCTCATCAATATTTATAAACTGGAGACGACTGGGTGATTCATGCCTTTAAGACCAGGAAGGTGCTATAGGAGACTGAAGAGACCATATACGAGAACCAAGTACATTCATGGAGCCCCCTATGCCCAGATACCTAAATTCGAGATGGGGGCCACTAAGCCTAAGGATAGGGAGAAATTCACCGATGTAGTCGCATTATTCCCCCTAGTCTCTGGCCAGATAAGGGTTAACTCCTTGGAGGCCGCAAGNCAAATGGCGTATAAGTACTTATCCGCCACTTTGACTGATCAAAACTTTTACCTAAAACTAGCCAAGTACCCGCACCACGTGATTAGGGAGAACAAGATGTTAGCAATGGCTGGAGCAGACCGTCTCCAGGAAGGCATGAGGCAATCATTCGGGGTCCCCACGGGGAGAGCCGTCCAAATAAAGAGGGGAGATGTACTATTCTATGTGGAGGTTGAGGCGAAGAACGTGAACCACGCCAAGATAGCGCTGAAGAGAGCCATGTCTAAACTAGCAATTCCTTGCAGGATGGCTTTCGCGAAGAGGGGAGAACCGCTCCTCATTCTAGGCAAAGNAGAAGTCCTCGCGTGACTAGGGCCACTTGCCTAGCTACTTCGCCCGTCGAGAATCCCATTTGCATTGCATCCGTGCTTATCCAGAGGATTAATTCATCGTTCTCCGCCTTAATCATGATTCTCCCAAACCGGGACTCAACCATTTTCCCAGCATCGCTTGCCCGCAATCCTAGATACTTTAGCAAGTAGGGGAGCGCCCTAATTATGCCGGGCGCACTGTACCTACAGGGTACGTAATTTACACCGTTCTCCGAGTAATTGCTATAATTCATGTCGCATTGGGCCTTTATTTCATCTATATCGAAGTACAGTAGGCTCATGATTTTCCCCGGTCCAAGTCTCCTATAAAGCTTTGATCCCTTTACTCTGTTTCCAACTAGGTTAAACTATTTTTATAAAAATTAATAAACTGATTTGCATTTACTAGAGCAATATCCTTATGGTATAGGTATTAATATGGTTGTTCATATTTCGCTCTCCGNAACGCAAAGGTTAAATAGTATTAACATATGACTAACCCCTAAATGTCGTTTAACAACATATTCGACACGAGGACAGATGCAGTGAAGGGCGCAGCGCTCCCGGCTCCTGGGTCAGCGGAGAGGGAGACATATGTTAATCTCTATTGGCTTCTCGGCGGCTCTAAGGGCGGTCCAACGCGACTGAGGATATTAATAGAGATAAAGAGGAGCCCCATGAATCCAAATCAAATATCGCGTCGATTGGGTCTAGGCTATAAAACAACAATGTATCACTTAAATATACTTGAGAAGAGTGGTTTAATTAAGCGGCTCAATAATAAGTACGGGGCTCCATATTACACGACGGAGCTCGTTGATTCCAATTGGGCTAAAATTATTAAATTAGCCAGCAAGCTGGGAATTGACACTGAATGGGATTAGTGGACCTAGTAATCGATACGACATTAATTGGTTGCCAAATAGTGATGTCAGCCCTCATAGTGAAGAATTATTTTCACGTGTTTAGGTTAAAGGCGCCGCTTAGCTTCGCATTGGCGATATTATCGTTAATACTTCTATCCCATAGCATAGCGATGTTCATACTTGAGATAGAGCTCTCCGCGAGCCTCCTCATCAAGTTCGTTGATTTACCATTTTTATCCCTATGCATACTTGACTTAATCGGGATATGTGTGATTTACTATGTATCCAGGCTCTAGGGTCGCCGTGGCATGAATTAATGCGATTCCCGCTCCTTTAAGGGCAGGGGCTCTATAATTGAATGACCTTTATTTTCGGAGGCCGGCTTTTTGGATGAGGGCAAAAAGTTAATATTAGGCTATTGATGCTTTGCCGATGAGAGTTAAGAGAATTGAGCTTTACCATGTGGTAATGAGGCTCAAGACCAAGTTCGAGACAAGCTTCGGCGCGTCGTTGGATAGACATGGGGTACTGGTTAAGGTCATGTTAGATAATGGACTCGATGGATGGGGGGAGGTCACTGCAGATGATGGGCCGTGGTATAGTTATGAGACAGTGGGCACGGCTTGGCTAGCAATTAGGGATTACATGGCGCCGATCCTGAGGGGAATGGATATAGTAGAGCCTCGATCATTCATAGATAGATTAAGCAGGGTTAGGGGTCATAACATGGCTAAGGCGGGGCTGGAGGAAGCTGTGTGGGATGCATATGCGAAGTCCCTGGGTAAGCCTCTCCATGAGTTGCTGGGAGGGGTTAGGGACAAGATAGTTAGCGGGGTCTCCATTGGCATTCAGTCTAATATTGATGAGTTGATGAAGGCCATTAATTTCTACTTAGAGTCAGGTTACCGGAGAATCAAGATAAAGATCAAGCCTGGATGGGATGTGAATGTAGTTAAGCAAGTTAGGCGCGAGTATCCCGATATACCTCTCCAGGTGGATGCTAACTCGGCCTACTCCTTAAGTGATGCCAGGATTTTCCGGGAAATGGATGACCTTGATCTACTCTTGATCGAGCAGCCCCTTGATTATGATGACTTAATCGATCACGCCAAGCTTCAACGCGATCTGCGCACGCCGATTTGCCTGGATGAATCCATAAAGGGCCCCCTTGATGCTAGGAGGGCATTTGAATTGGGTTCCTGTAAGGTCATTAATATTAAGCCGGGAAGGGTTGGGGGAATAACTAATAGCGTTGCGATTCACGATTTCTGCAGATTAGTTGAGATGCCGGTTTGGATAGGCGGTATGCTGGAGACCGGGGTAGGGCGTGGGGTTCAAGTTGCCCTTGCCACTCTGCCTAACGTTAAGTTACCGAATGATATAAGCGCCAGCGATAGGTATTATGATGAGGATATAACGGAGCCATGGTCATTGAATAAGGATGGAACGATAAGTGTCAGAAAATTGCCTGGCATTGGAGTTGAGCCCAGGTTAGAGGCGTTGCGGAAGTACTCGGTGAAGCAGGAAGTAATTGAGCTGCAGTAGATGGTGTTTTCGGCAATTCTTCTCATTAGTGTGGCCATTTAACATTTCCATTCTTTAATTTAATTGATTATTTAAAAATAATGTATTATCTGGGTTATTTTAAAGAAAAATATTTAAACGTTCAAGCTAAGAAAAAACAGTGAAGAACAAGAAAGGCGATACAGGATCCCGACTCGCCGACTCAAATCCAAGCACTGGCATTGGAAGCGCCAACAGCAATGCAGCGATGCGGGTCCAAGGGTTTCCCTGGGGATCAATAATAGCGCTGGCAATGGGAATGCTGGTTTACGGCGTCGCTGAAAGCTATGGACCAGTGGCCGCAATAGGTAACATAATACCAACCAAGTATGCGTTCCTAGCGCTCAGCCTGCCATATATAGCGGGCGGCTTCGGCTCACTGCTCTCCGGTTACTTGACCGACAGCATTGGCCGCAGAAACTCATTCATACTCACGGCAGCGCTGATACTCGCCGGGGTAGCCATATACGTTGCCGCCGGCTCCAACGTAATTGCCCTAGTCATATCATTCATATTGATAGGGATGGCCGCAATAGGGCTCGAGACCCCTGTATTATCGATAATAGCGGAATCCGTTCCAGCCAAGTGGCGCGGCAATATTGAGGTAATTGTCCAGAACTTCGGCAACTTGGGAGTGGCCATAGTATTCATCCCGCTCCTCCTCGGCTTCAGCGCGCTCCAAACCGAGGTGGCCATAGTCCTCCTCTTCCTAGCTCCCCTTGCCGCACTTATAATTGGGTACTTCATGGTGGAGGAATCGCTTCCATGGAAGGCATTGGCCGGCAAGGCCGATCTAGACGTAAATGATGCATGGAAGTCAATAGATGGCGAGACTGAACCGGTCTCACCAACCCTAAGCATCCCCCTTAGATTCCTCATAATAACCATAATAGGCATTGCCCAAGACGTTGCCTTCGTTTACATAACGTACGATGTTGGCTTCCTCTACTTCTCAAGCAGCCTAGCCAGCGAGATACCGCTAATTGGCGGCCTCATGATGGTGATCGTTGGGATAATATTTGGTGCAGCCATTGTTCACCGCGTATCAAGAAAGGCAGCCTCGCTAGCATCATATGGATTACTGGCCCTGCTATGGATAATTCTATGGACATATGAGGCAATCACTAGGGATATATCAAGCACCACGTTACTAGCCCTCACAGCGCTTCTCTTCATACCCGTCGAAACTACGTGGGGGGTTAGGGCAATGCTTGAGCCAGAGATGTTCCCAACCCAGATGAGAGGCAAGTACGTTTCATATGTGAGAACACTTGTCTGGATAATTGCCGGCACAATAACAGGTCTACTATCCCTCTATGTCCTCTCGTTTAATGCCGAGGCGGCCATAGTGACGGCGATATTCATCACGGCCCTCGCAATGACACTCCTATGGTACCTGAAGGGATTCGAAACGGGAAAGAAGAGCTTGGCCGGCCACGACGTAACTAGGTAAAGCCAAACTAAAATCCCCTAAGTTTTTATTCCACTATTAGCGATAAGGTGAGGGGTAAAATTAAAAAACAAAAGCGCTACAGGCATAGATGAGGGCCCGTGGCTTAGCCAGGTGGAGCGGCCGGCTCATAACCGGTAGGCCCCGGGTTCAAATCCCGGCGGGCCCATCACTAATGGAGGATATAGATAAC encodes:
- a CDS encoding GTP-binding protein, which produces MAITQFNRESWRRVERMVEASDIVMEVLDARDPEATRSPRAEAMVRERGKGLLIVLNKADLVPMNALLRWKRALERDAPTIFISAKYRLGTRMLTKTIKRTATRIPVTVLVMGYPNVGKSTIINYLSGRYAAPTSPVPGWTRGEKIIKARPWLTVIDSPGIIPVESNDPGMRIVRGEESPSDVEDPVRSAISLIKRMLELGSTALMDRYGIDVRDPMEAIEAVARRRGFLLRGGRLNIDEAARAILRDWIEGKLTYYTLPRGDST
- a CDS encoding pyruvate kinase; amino-acid sequence: MHRVKLMASIGPATDDPATFQEVAKHIDGARINFSHGDPQEWGRRVSLIRGAGLPILGDLRGPGVRTGLVHGEIIVKAGETIVFKYGQEATGGEVPVPIKEFFAAVEPRDVLVMNDGRLKLIVESKDEKTIKATAQSSGVIGSNKSIDVKGKDYPLPILDDHDKEALSLAVDSGFEFIGISHVRSAKDILEVKSYLSSKGSEAKVIAKMESRAAIDNLKEVVEAADYVMVARGDLGMTFELEEVPIIQQRIVEEALRQGRPVMVATQLLSSMVSNPVPTRAEVVDVMTAVTQGVDALLLTDETTIGKYPIDAVKWLERISAKYEGSSSIVGVDLSLYDYRMRFAMGVAKLASDMGAKIVIFTKSGLTAVRISRFRPGVPILAATPSNYVARQLRMMWGVESSVVKASDYEAGLEEAFNRFLELGLITPGENVVLTYGMQGREAEHLIRVRRA
- a CDS encoding tryptophan--tRNA ligase (catalyzes a two-step reaction, first charging a tryptophan molecule by linking its carboxyl group to the alpha-phosphate of ATP, followed by transfer of the aminoacyl-adenylate to its tRNA), encoding MGRPRLHSDTHLASEGEFSVTPWSVKGKVDYLRLAKEFGVQLIGEEEMQLLKSLAGDIHPLIRRGYFYAHRDLTQVLSRHAAGGKWALYAGRGPSGDLHIGHLVPWILAKWFVDKFGVEFFFELTDDEKFLVKEGYTLEETNRLAYENALDLIALGFEPRNLHLIIDTEDISLLYGIAVRIGKHLTLSTLKHTFGFTDSTNVGAAFFPTLEMAMAFLPSSLYGEEVPVLIPTAIDQDPYFRLGRDVAPLLGYPKPATIYSKFLPGLTGEDKMSASTPESSIYVTDNEKAIKRKVMNAFTGGQATVEEQRRLGGNPDICPVYKYHLLFQESDEKVRSIYEDCRSGRLLCGECKLMLNERLSSFIASHREAREKAKERIHEYRIQVKR
- a CDS encoding o-succinylbenzoate synthase produces the protein MRVKRIELYHVVMRLKTKFETSFGASLDRHGVLVKVMLDNGLDGWGEVTADDGPWYSYETVGTAWLAIRDYMAPILRGMDIVEPRSFIDRLSRVRGHNMAKAGLEEAVWDAYAKSLGKPLHELLGGVRDKIVSGVSIGIQSNIDELMKAINFYLESGYRRIKIKIKPGWDVNVVKQVRREYPDIPLQVDANSAYSLSDARIFREMDDLDLLLIEQPLDYDDLIDHAKLQRDLRTPICLDESIKGPLDARRAFELGSCKVINIKPGRVGGITNSVAIHDFCRLVEMPVWIGGMLETGVGRGVQVALATLPNVKLPNDISASDRYYDEDITEPWSLNKDGTISVRKLPGIGVEPRLEALRKYSVKQEVIELQ
- a CDS encoding transporter, coding for MGSANSNAAMRVQGFPWGSIIALAMGMLVYGVAESYGPVAAIGNIIPTKYAFLALSLPYIAGGFGSLLSGYLTDSIGRRNSFILTAALILAGVAIYVAAGSNVIALVISFILIGMAAIGLETPVLSIIAESVPAKWRGNIEVIVQNFGNLGVAIVFIPLLLGFSALQTEVAIVLLFLAPLAALIIGYFMVEESLPWKALAGKADLDVNDAWKSIDGETEPVSPTLSIPLRFLIITIIGIAQDVAFVYITYDVGFLYFSSSLASEIPLIGGLMMVIVGIIFGAAIVHRVSRKAASLASYGLLALLWIILWTYEAITRDISSTTLLALTALLFIPVETTWGVRAMLEPEMFPTQMRGKYVSYVRTLVWIIAGTITGLLSLYVLSFNAEAAIVTAIFITALAMTLLWYLKGFETGKKSLAGHDVTR